In Leptolyngbya sp. NIES-2104, the genomic window ACAAGAAGGACTTACTGCCGTAGTTCAAGAAGGAACCGCCCGCAGCTTAAATGATGGCTCGATTCCCTTAACGGCTGGCAAGACCGGAACCGCGGAAGTTCAAGGACAAGAAGATAACTCGTTGTATGTCGGTTATGGTCCCGTGAACAATCCGCAAATTGCGATCGGCGTTGTCGTCGAAAACGGGGGATACGGCGCGACCGCCGCCGTTCCGATCGCGCATGAAGTCTACAAAGCCTTTTTTGGAGTCAAACCCACCCCGAAAGCAGAATAAGTCCCAAAATCGCGATCGCTTGGTAGGATCAATCAGTCGATTTGCACAAGCGCCCTGTGACCTACATTCCCCTGCATCATAAGTATCGTCCCCAAACGTTCTCACAACTGGTGGGTCAAACTGCGATCGCGACCACGCTCTCGAATGCGCTACTCCAGAACCGCATCGCTCCCGCCTATCTCTTCACAGGCGCACGTGGCACAGGCAAAACGTCGAGTGCTCGTATCTTTGCAAAATCACTCAATTGTATTTCGGTGAATGCTCCAACCGATGAGCCTTGTGGCATTTGTCAGACCTGCCAAGAGATTACTAGAGGTAATGCTTTAGATGTCATCGAAATTGACGCTGCGAGTAATACTGGAGTAGACAGTATTAGAGAATTAATTGAACGCGCTCAATTTGCGCCTGTGCAATGCAGATACAAGGCTTATCTGATTGATGAGGTACATATGCTCAGCAATGCCGCGTTTAATTCTTTATTGAAAACTTTAGAAGAACCACCGGAACGTGTAGTTTTCATTTTAGCAACCACTGATCCGCAAAGAGTATTACCCACAATCATCTCTCGCTGTCAGCGATTCGACTTTCGCCGAATCCCGATCGACGATATGACCCAACACCTGAAACTCATCGCCGATAAAGAACAAATCCCGATCGCTGATGATGCCACCTATCTCATCGCCCAAATCTCTCAAGGCGGACTCCGCGATGCCGAAAGTTTACTCGATCAATTGAGTCTTTTATCCGGTGACATTACGACCGAACGAGTTTGGGATTTAGTTGGCGCAGTTCCAGAGCGAGATTTAATGGCGTTGATAGAAACGATCGCAAAAAGTCACCCCGAATCTGTGCTCGATACCACCCGCCGCTTAATGGATCGCGGACGAGAACCTTTGATCGTTCTACAAAATCTAGCGAGTTTCTATCGCGATTTATTAATTGCAAAAACGGCTCCAGCGCGTGGAGATCTCGTTGCGCTCACTTCATCAACCTGGCAACAGCTTTGTGAATTCGCGAACACAATGTCGATCGAAACAATCCTGTCCGGTCAGAAACACCTCAAAGAAAGCGAAACTCAACTAAAAAACTCCACACAGCCCCGACTCTGGTTAGAAGTAACTTTAATGGGACTGTTACCTTCTAATAGCTCACCTGCGATCGAGCAACCTACTCGATCAATTCCCAGCTTCAAACCGACCAAATCCGTTAGTCCATCTGTGAGAGAAACACCAAAATCTACAGAAGAACCGACTCCACCAATCGAGGAACCTACTCAAGCCGAAAAACCGACTCCATCAATCGAGGAACCCATTCAAGCCGAGGAAACAGATCTCGATCGCTTATGGCAAACGATTATCAACAATATTCAACCTTTCGGCACTCAAGCCTTATTCAAACAACACGGCAACCTGATTGCATTTGACGGTGAAGCCGCACAAATCAGTTTTCCTCAGAAGCTTTTACCAATGGCGCAAAGTCGATCAAAAAGTATCACTACAGCTTTAAGTAGAACCTTCGGAAAAGAGATCAAACTGAGCTTAGTTGCCGCCTCACTCACTACAGCACCGACGAGCACCGATCCAGTCACTCCTCCAACCGTTGAACCCTCAGATTTAGAGCCTGAACCATTCGCACCTCGCACCCCAGACCCCGAACCTGCTCCTGAAGAACCTACGCTAGAAGCTTACAGACCAGATTGGGAAGATGACGATGAAATTACTCGTGCTGCTAGAACACTTGCAGAAGCGTTCAACGGTTCTTTAGTGAATGAGGAGGCTGAAATCGATCAAATCGAAGCTTCGGATCTTCCCTCAGACACCTTAGAAGATCCGATCGAAGAAGAGGACGACGATACTGATTTCTAAAGCAAACCGCGATCGCCAACTCGACGATCGCGGTTCAATCTCTCAATTCGGCGGCATCACCACACGACGGGCAAGACCGAGCGATCGTAATACCTGAATCGCCCACCACGTCACATCAATCTCCCACCATTTCCGACCTGCTTTCGCCACATTCGGTTGAGCATGGTGATTGTTGTGCCAACCTTCTCCGTAGGTAATCAACGCCGCCCACCAGAGATTCCGCGAATTATCTTCCGCCTCATATGTTCTATAACCAAACAAATGAGTCGCAGAGTTAATAAACCAAGTACTGTGCCACAAGAACACGGCTCTTAGCACCAAACCATAAATAATAAACGACCAGCCACCCAGCAGATAAAGCACGATCGCGACTGGAATTTGCAGCATCAAATAGTTCTCAGTTCGATCGAGCCAACGATAAAACGGATCGCGATCCAAATCCGGCGCAAACCGTCGATAAGACTCATAGTTGAAAAACTTTTCACGCGGATACAGCACCCAGCCCATGTGACTCCACCAAAATCCGCGCTTCGCCGAATACGGATCATTGTCTACATCTTCCGTATGCAAATGGTGCATCCGATGTCCCGCTACCCAAAAAATCACTCCTCCTTGCAATGCCAGCGTTCCGATTACCGCCAGCGCATACTCCACCACTTTAGGAACCTGCAAACTCCGGTGTGTCAGCAATCGGTGAAAGCCCAAACAAATCCCGATACTACCGAACAACCAATGCAGAAGAATCATCACACCCAGCGCTTTCCAGGAAAAAAACCAGGGGGCAGTCAGCGCCAGCGCGTGAAAGGCTCCGAAAAACGCAACGTTCGTCCACTCCAATTTCAGCGTTTGTTCAGAGTCCACTTGAACAGAATTAGAAGTCATGAAAATCCCTTACTGAGTTAACTGATTGATCGACCCACAGCAGACCGACCTCGATCGCATTTCCCAACTTACGGCAAAATCCGTTACAGTTGATAAACACATTTGCAAGTGACACTTGCATTTGTAGCCTAACAACGAATGCGCTTTTCTGCAAGTGCCACTTGCATCTTCTATGTCTACTCCCCGCAACACGACCCGCCAAAGGCTGATTCAAGCGGCACTGGAGCTATTTACAGCCCACGGTGTCACCGACACCACCACAAGACAAATCGCTGAATTAGCAGACGTAAATGAAGTGACGCTGTTTCGGCATTTCGGCAATAAACACGGATTACTGTTAGCCGCGATCGAAGAAGCCGCTGTGTTCATCGAACTCGGTCAAACGCTCGTGCACCAAGCCGAACAAGCCGCAGGAATGGATCAGGCACTCAAAGAATACGCCACCGCCTGCCTTGAAGCCCTTGAACGAGTTCCAGAAATGGTGCGATCGGTGGTCGGAGAAGCCGGACAATATCCCGCTGAAAATCGTAAAGCGATCGGGCGGGGTTTCACCCAAGCAAATCGCTACGTCGCTCAATACTTCGATGAAATGATCCAGCGTCGTCAAATGCAGCCCAATCTTCCAGCAGAAACCCTTGCAAGTCTGCTTAATGGAATGCTGCTCGGATACGCTGTGATCGAATTCACCAGCGAATTTCACGAACTTTGGCAAAGTCGAGAAGAATTTCTCACCAATCTTGTCACCCTATTTTTACAGGGTGCGATTCAACCTTCTGAACCCATCTACTCTGAGGTTGAGGATCTTCCCGCTGATACTGTTCACCTGATTTTGCAACGCGCCAAGAAGCGAGGATTACAAGATTACGCGATCGCTTATGTGCTGTTTGGTGCAGGACTTAGTGCCGAGGAAGTTGTGCAATTAACGCGATCGCACTACCATTCCACGCGACATCAACAAGCACTACACATTCCCAACGGACAAGTTCGTCCGCTCAATCAGTGGATTTTAGGAAAACGCTATGGTTCTTACGCAAAAAATCCATTAACTCAGTGGCTCAAAAGTCGAAAAGATGTTGTTCCTGCCATGTTTCTGAATTCCAGCGGTCAGCCGATCACCGAAGCTGATTTATCACAACGCTGGAATCATTTTACTGAAGACATTCAGAACGAACCTCCCCCAAAAATCGATCAAGCTTACCCGACTTGGTGCGTTGAATTGCTCATGCGTGGAATGCCGATCGCAGATTTACAAGTGCTCACGCGACAAGACCTGAAACAGTTGCAGCCCTTTGTCGATCGAGCTAGGGAAAAAGCCGCTTTAGAACAAGCGATTCGCCTAGATCAGCCGCCTCGAATCAAATCAAATACATAGAGTACGCTCAAAGAGGCGATGTCTAAGAGGATGCTTGAAAAGTATAAAAAGTCTTTTCGCTCTCGTTTGACTCCCGCCCTGAAATGAATTTCGGGCTAACCGTGGAAAGTCTACTGAAGTAGACTGGGAGCTAGTTTCAAGTTCTTAGTCCATTTCAATGGACTTGCGCCGATTAGCCCGAAATTCATTTCAGGGCGGGCTGCGGCAACAACGATTACTTCGCAAACATTCTCTCAGACCGTAGAGATTTTGTCAGTAAACTAAATCTACTGTCCCAAGTAAGCCTCAAGCACTTTCGGATTTGATTGAATCTCAGCGGGGCTACCATCTGCCAGATTTGTGCCTTCGGCTAACACCCAAACACGATCGCATAACGACATAATCACATCCATATTGTGCTCGATAATCAAAAAGGTAAGTCCTTGACGATTCCAATACTGGATATATTCACAGATTTGATTAATCAAAGTGGGATTCACACCCGCAGCAGGTTCATCGAGTAGAACAAGTTTCGGGCGGGTCATCAGAGCACGAGCAATTTCTAAAAGTTTGCGTTGTCCGCCGGAAAGTGCGCCTGCGTAATCGTTGGCTTTGGCGGCGAGTCCGACGGATTGGAGAATTTCGATCGCTCGATCGCGATTTTCTCGTTCTTCTTGCCGAATCCGTTTCGAGAAGAGCCAGGTGTTTAAGAAATTTTCTCCGGTTTGTCTCTGAGCCGCTAACAGCATATTGTCCATTACCGACAAGCGGGATAAGACTCGTGCCACTTGGAAGGTGCGAATCATACCGCGTTGGGCGATTTCGTGCGGTTGGAGAGACTCGATCGATTCGCCATCGAAAAAGACTTTGCCTTGGTCGGGATGAATGAAGTTCGAGAGGAGGTTGAATAACGTAGTTTTTCCGGCTCCGTTGGGACCGATTAAGCCAGTGATGCTACCGGGAGCAACCTCGATCGCTGCCTCATTCACGGCTTTGATTCCACCAAAGCTTTTGACTAATCCTGTGGCTGAGAGAACTGCTGAAGTCTGCATCGTCATTTTCCTAGTGTCAATTCGTCTTTGTTGCCTAAAATGCCTTGCGGTCTAAACAACATCAGCACCATCAGAATTAAACCGATGAGCATAATTCGCATCGCACCGATTTGATCGGCTCCGAGTGGCAGAATCCGTTCTAAATCGCGAGTGAAGGCAGTGTAAGCCCAATAGATTCCCGCACCGAGCAGCGTTCCAGCATTGTTGCCTGCACCACCGAGAATCATAATGATCCAGGCTTGAAAGGTGACGATCGGCTCAAAATTCGTCGGGTAGACGGTGCTCAATTGCCATGCAAAGAATGCGCCTGCAATTCCAGCAATGAATCCGCCCAACATCAAGGATTGCAACTTGTAGAGAAAGACATTTTTACCGAGCGCGATCGCAACTTGCTCATCTTCGCGAATGGCTTTGAGAACGCGACCCCAAGGAGAATGCACTAATCGTTCTAGTGCCCAGTAGACGATCGCAACTGTGATGAGTGACAGAAACAGTAACCCATTTCGAGACTGATTGCTGGAATAGTCGTAAAGCGCGATCGCGCTGACGAGCAATAACCGCAGCGTCAACAAAATCAAAATTCCAGAGAAGATTGCTCTAAGGGCTTGCCGTTTTTTAAAGCGTTCAATCAGTTGTCCAGCGAGTTTCCAAATCACAAAGCCAAAGA contains:
- a CDS encoding DNA polymerase III subunit gamma/tau, translated to MTYIPLHHKYRPQTFSQLVGQTAIATTLSNALLQNRIAPAYLFTGARGTGKTSSARIFAKSLNCISVNAPTDEPCGICQTCQEITRGNALDVIEIDAASNTGVDSIRELIERAQFAPVQCRYKAYLIDEVHMLSNAAFNSLLKTLEEPPERVVFILATTDPQRVLPTIISRCQRFDFRRIPIDDMTQHLKLIADKEQIPIADDATYLIAQISQGGLRDAESLLDQLSLLSGDITTERVWDLVGAVPERDLMALIETIAKSHPESVLDTTRRLMDRGREPLIVLQNLASFYRDLLIAKTAPARGDLVALTSSTWQQLCEFANTMSIETILSGQKHLKESETQLKNSTQPRLWLEVTLMGLLPSNSSPAIEQPTRSIPSFKPTKSVSPSVRETPKSTEEPTPPIEEPTQAEKPTPSIEEPIQAEETDLDRLWQTIINNIQPFGTQALFKQHGNLIAFDGEAAQISFPQKLLPMAQSRSKSITTALSRTFGKEIKLSLVAASLTTAPTSTDPVTPPTVEPSDLEPEPFAPRTPDPEPAPEEPTLEAYRPDWEDDDEITRAARTLAEAFNGSLVNEEAEIDQIEASDLPSDTLEDPIEEEDDDTDF
- a CDS encoding fatty acid desaturase — protein: MTSNSVQVDSEQTLKLEWTNVAFFGAFHALALTAPWFFSWKALGVMILLHWLFGSIGICLGFHRLLTHRSLQVPKVVEYALAVIGTLALQGGVIFWVAGHRMHHLHTEDVDNDPYSAKRGFWWSHMGWVLYPREKFFNYESYRRFAPDLDRDPFYRWLDRTENYLMLQIPVAIVLYLLGGWSFIIYGLVLRAVFLWHSTWFINSATHLFGYRTYEAEDNSRNLWWAALITYGEGWHNNHHAQPNVAKAGRKWWEIDVTWWAIQVLRSLGLARRVVMPPN
- a CDS encoding TetR family transcriptional regulator translates to MSTPRNTTRQRLIQAALELFTAHGVTDTTTRQIAELADVNEVTLFRHFGNKHGLLLAAIEEAAVFIELGQTLVHQAEQAAGMDQALKEYATACLEALERVPEMVRSVVGEAGQYPAENRKAIGRGFTQANRYVAQYFDEMIQRRQMQPNLPAETLASLLNGMLLGYAVIEFTSEFHELWQSREEFLTNLVTLFLQGAIQPSEPIYSEVEDLPADTVHLILQRAKKRGLQDYAIAYVLFGAGLSAEEVVQLTRSHYHSTRHQQALHIPNGQVRPLNQWILGKRYGSYAKNPLTQWLKSRKDVVPAMFLNSSGQPITEADLSQRWNHFTEDIQNEPPPKIDQAYPTWCVELLMRGMPIADLQVLTRQDLKQLQPFVDRAREKAALEQAIRLDQPPRIKSNT
- a CDS encoding ABC transporter ATP-binding protein gives rise to the protein MQTSAVLSATGLVKSFGGIKAVNEAAIEVAPGSITGLIGPNGAGKTTLFNLLSNFIHPDQGKVFFDGESIESLQPHEIAQRGMIRTFQVARVLSRLSVMDNMLLAAQRQTGENFLNTWLFSKRIRQEERENRDRAIEILQSVGLAAKANDYAGALSGGQRKLLEIARALMTRPKLVLLDEPAAGVNPTLINQICEYIQYWNRQGLTFLIIEHNMDVIMSLCDRVWVLAEGTNLADGSPAEIQSNPKVLEAYLGQ
- a CDS encoding branched-chain amino acid ABC transporter permease, whose protein sequence is MLDYLFSFDPGLIGYLVFLIVSVAIYGIFSLGLNLQWGYTGLINFGHVAFMTVGAYTTSLLTLSGTPIFVAVLIGAFLAAFLGLLMGFSTLRLREDYLSIVTIGVSELVRLFALNEDWLTKGAFGIQDFPLPLSQFRPTVGTRIGMIAIVAPIFGFVIWKLAGQLIERFKKRQALRAIFSGILILLTLRLLLVSAIALYDYSSNQSRNGLLFLSLITVAIVYWALERLVHSPWGRVLKAIREDEQVAIALGKNVFLYKLQSLMLGGFIAGIAGAFFAWQLSTVYPTNFEPIVTFQAWIIMILGGAGNNAGTLLGAGIYWAYTAFTRDLERILPLGADQIGAMRIMLIGLILMVLMLFRPQGILGNKDELTLGK